A genomic window from Populus alba chromosome 19, ASM523922v2, whole genome shotgun sequence includes:
- the LOC118051975 gene encoding TMV resistance protein N isoform X3 yields the protein MQKEKRKQSKDEENDSSSRKRRKADLTAMTEPESSRSRPGGAYDVFLSFRGEDTRKTFIDHLYTALVQAGIHTFRDDDELPRGEEISDHLLKAIQESKISIVVFSKGYASSRWCLNELVEILKCKRKKTGQIVLPIFYDIDPSDVRKQTGSFAEAFVKHEERFEEKLVKEWRKALEVAGNLSGWSLNDMANGHEAKFIKGIIKDVLNKLIREYLYVPEHLVGMDLAHDIYDFLSTATDDVRIVGIHGMPGIGKTTIAEVVFNQLCNGFKGSCFLSDINEKSKQSNGLARLQKQLLKDILKQDVANINFVDRGKVLIIERLCRKRVLVVADDVAHLDQLNALMGDRSWFGPGSRVIITTRDSDLLRKADQTFQIEELKPDEALQLFSRHAFKDTKPAEDYIELSKKAVSYCGGLPLALEVIGACLYGKNKDRWESEIDNLSRIPNQGIQGKLLISYHALDGELQRAFLDIACFFIGIEKEYVAKVLGARCRLNPDVVLETLRERSLIQFQQLRGRMVTMHDLLRDMGREVVCKASPLLLGKRTRIWNKDDAWNVLDHQKGTEVVEGLALDVRASEAKSLSARSFKEMKFLNLLQINGVHVTGSFELLSKELMWICWHECPLKYFPSGFTLDNLAVLDMQYSNLIELWKGKKGCWSLKTLPESIGNVKSLETLNISGCSSLVEVHQSIGNLRSLVFLNLEGCWSLKTLPESIGKVKSLQTLNISGCSQLEKLPERMSDMESLTELLADGIENEQFFSSIGQLKHVRSLSLRGYNSLISAGGLNLKRWLPTSFTDWISVKRLKLSNGGLSDRAAKCVDFKGLSSLKKLDLSGNKFSSLPSGIDSLPKLRWLSVQACKYLVSIPDLPSSLDWLAASHCKSLKRVKVPTKPKKNLFIELHESYLVEEIQGIERLRNGSWIIFFSDCSHSPNKLSKSVFEAICNGRHRYRIECVPGEMPNWMSYSGEGCSLSFHIPPVPFHGLVLWAVHPFEKDAPYYFHTEIIIIIRNKSNGIQLFKGYGSRRTAGGIRYISRSEMAMEDYCKNGELELYISSVPTKDAARNRPPFYIKECGVHVIAKKSDSFKELEGERDIVMPSPPPYHLLPHPHCGSITASTPKQWSDFFFAKLQGHSLDLLLDGKNKYFI from the exons ATGCAGAAAGAAAAACGCAAGCAatccaaagatgaagaaaacgATTCATCCTcgcgaaagagaagaaaagctgACCTCA CTGCCATGACAGAGCCAGAATCTTCTCGATCTAGACCAGGAGGGGCCTATGATgtcttcttgagttttagaggagaAGACACTCGCAAGACATTTATAGATCATCTATATACTGCCTTGGTCCAGGCAGGAATCCACACTTTTCGAGATGATGATGAGCTTCCgagaggagaagaaatctcCGATCATCTCCTCAaggcaattcaagaatcaaagatatCCATAGTTGTCTTCTCAAAGGGATATGCTTCTTCTAGATGGTGTCTCAATGAACTTGTAGAGATTCTTAAgtgcaaaaggaagaaaaccgGTCAGATTGTTCTTCCTATATTCTATGACATTGATCCTTCAGATGTGAGAAAACAGACTGGCAGTTTTGCAGAAGCATTTGTTAAACATGAAGAGCGTTTTGAAGAGAAGTTGGTGAAGGAGTGGAGAAAAGCTCTTGAGGTTGCCGGAAACCTATCTGGATGGAGTCTCAATGATATGGCAAATGG GCATGaagcaaaatttatcaaagGGATTATCAAGGATGTGTTGAATAAATTAATTCGCGAGTACTTATATGTTCCTGAGCACCTGGTTGGTATGGATCTTGCTCACGATATTTATGACTTTCTAAGTACTGCAACAGATGATGTACGCATTGTGGGCATACATGGGATGCCAGGAATAGGAAAGACAACTATAGCAGAAGTTGTATTTAATCAACTCTGCAATGGATTCAAGGGAAGCTGCTTTCTTTCGGATatcaatgaaaaatcaaaacaatccaatGGTCTGGCTCGTTTACAAAAGCAACTtcttaaagatattttaaaacaagatgTTGCTAACATCAATTTTGTAGATAGAGGAAAGGTTCTGATCATAGAACGGCTTTGTCGcaaaagagttcttgttgttgctgatgATGTGGCTCATCTGGACCAGCTCAATGCATTGATGGGAGATCGAAGTTGGTTCGGTCCCGGAAGTAGAGTAATTATTACAACAAGAGATTCAGATCTTCTTCGAAAAGCAGATCAAACATTTCAGATCGAAGAATTGAAACCAGATGAGGCCCTTCAGCTTTTCAGCAGGCATGCCTTTAAGGACACCAAACCAGCAGAAGATTACATTGAGCTTTCGAAGAAAGCTGTTAGTTACTGTGGAGGACTTCCTCTAGCTCTTGAGGTTATAGGAGCTTGTCTGTACGGGAAAAACAAAGATAGATGGGAAAGTGAAATTGACAACTTGAGCAGAATTCCAAACCAAGGTATTCAAGGAAAGCTTCTAATAAGTTACCACGCACTTGATGGTGAACTACAAAGAGCATTCCTTGATATTGCATGCTTCTTTATTGgtatagagaaagaatacgTCGCAAAAGTGCTAGGAGCCCGTTGCCGTCTCAATCCAGATGTTGTTTTGGAAACTCTCCGTGAAAGGTCTTTGATTCAATTTCAGCAGTTACGTGGAAGGATGGTAACCATGCATGATCTATTACGAGACATGGGAAGGGAGGTCGTCTGTAAAGCGTCTCCCTTGCTTCTTGGAAAAAGGACCAGAATTTGGAATAAAGACGATGCATGGAATGTACTTGACCACCAGAAG ggtacGGAAGTTGTAGAGGGTCTTGCACTGGATGTCAGAGCATCAGAAGCTAAATCACTTAGCGCAAGATCatttaaagaaatgaaattctTAAATTTACTCCAAATCAATGGAGTGCATGTCACCGGATCCTTCGAACTGCTTTCTAAAGAGTTGATGTGGATTTGTTGGCATGAATGTCCTTTGAAATATTTTCCATCGGGATTTACCTTGGACAATCTAGCTGTTCTTGATATGCAGTACAGTAACCTCATAGAACTATGGAAGGGAAAAAAG GGATGTTGGAGTCTAAAGACTCTCCCTGAAAGCATTGGCAATGTAAAATCTCTTGAAACTCTGAATATTTCAGGTTGCTCGAGTTTAGTTGAGGTGCATCAATCAATTGGAAATTTGAGAAGccttgttttcttgaatttggaGGGATGTTGGAGTCTAAAGACTCTCCCTGAAAGCATTGGCAAAGTAAAATCTCTTCAAACTCTGAATATTTCTGGGTGTTCACAACTTGAGAAATTGCCGGAACGCATGAGTGATATGGAATCCTTAACCGAGCTGCTAGCTGATGggattgaaaatgagcaatttttctcttcaattggACAATTAAAGCATGTCAGAAGTTTATCATTGCGTGGATACAATTCTTTGATTTCAGCAGGTGGTTTGAATTTGAAACGTTGGCTGCCAACATCTTTCACCGACTGGATATCAGTGAAACGTCTTAAGCTTTCTAATGGTGGTTTGTCTGATCGCGCAGCTAAGTGTGTTGATTTTAAGGGTTTGTCCTCTCTAAAAAAATTGGATCTAAGTGGAAACAAATTCTCTAGCCTGCCTTCTGGGATCGACTCCCTTCCCAAGCTTAGGTGGTTGTCTGTTCAGGCATGCAAATATCTTGTATCAATCCCAGATCTTCCCTCAAGTTTAGACTGGTTGGCTGCATCTCATTGCAAATCATTGAAAAGAGTAAAAGTACCaacgaaaccaaaaaaaaatctatttatagaaCTACATGAAAGTTATTTGGTAGAAGAGATTCAGGGCATCGAACGTCTACGTAATGGTAgctggataatattttttagtgactGCAGTCATTCACCAAATAAATTATCGAAGAGCGTTTTTGAG GCAATCTGCAACGGTCGTCACCGGTATCGTATTGAATGCGTTCCTGGTGAGATGCCAAATTGGATGAGCTACAGTGGAGAAGGATGCTCACTGTCATTCCATATACCTCCAGTACCCTTCCATGGCTTAGTTCTTTGGGCTGTCCATCCATTTGAGAAGGATGCTCCTTATTACTTCCACactgaaattattattattataagaaataaaagcaaCGGTATTCAATTGTTTAAAGGTTATGGATCACGAAGAACTGCGGGAGGGATAAGATACATAAGTAGAAGTGAAATGGCAATGGAAGATTACTGTAAAAATGGCGAATTGGAACTATACATTTCTTCAGTGCCAACAAAGGATGCGGCGCGCAACCGTCCTCCATTCTACATTAAAGAATGTGGGGTCCATGTGATCGCAAAGAAGTCAGATTCATTTAAAGAGTTGGAAGGGGAAAGAGATATAGTGATGCCTTCACCACCGCCATATCATCTGCTTCCTCATCCTCATTGTGGTTCAATCACAGCGTCTACACCTAAGCAATGGAGTGACTTTTTCTTTGCGAAGCTACAAGGACATAGCCTCGATTTACTACTTGATGGTAAgaacaaatatttcatttag
- the LOC118051975 gene encoding TMV resistance protein N isoform X1 yields the protein MQKEKRKQSKDEENDSSSRKRRKADLTAMTEPESSRSRPGGAYDVFLSFRGEDTRKTFIDHLYTALVQAGIHTFRDDDELPRGEEISDHLLKAIQESKISIVVFSKGYASSRWCLNELVEILKCKRKKTGQIVLPIFYDIDPSDVRKQTGSFAEAFVKHEERFEEKLVKEWRKALEVAGNLSGWSLNDMANGHEAKFIKGIIKDVLNKLIREYLYVPEHLVGMDLAHDIYDFLSTATDDVRIVGIHGMPGIGKTTIAEVVFNQLCNGFKGSCFLSDINEKSKQSNGLARLQKQLLKDILKQDVANINFVDRGKVLIIERLCRKRVLVVADDVAHLDQLNALMGDRSWFGPGSRVIITTRDSDLLRKADQTFQIEELKPDEALQLFSRHAFKDTKPAEDYIELSKKAVSYCGGLPLALEVIGACLYGKNKDRWESEIDNLSRIPNQGIQGKLLISYHALDGELQRAFLDIACFFIGIEKEYVAKVLGARCRLNPDVVLETLRERSLIQFQQLRGRMVTMHDLLRDMGREVVCKASPLLLGKRTRIWNKDDAWNVLDHQKGTEVVEGLALDVRASEAKSLSARSFKEMKFLNLLQINGVHVTGSFELLSKELMWICWHECPLKYFPSGFTLDNLAVLDMQYSNLIELWKGKKILEKLKILNLSHSQHLIKTPELHSSSIEKLILKGCSSLVEVHQSIENLTRLVFLNLQGCWSLKTLPESIGNVKSLETLNISGCSSLVEVHQSIGNLRSLVFLNLEGCWSLKTLPESIGKVKSLQTLNISGCSQLEKLPERMSDMESLTELLADGIENEQFFSSIGQLKHVRSLSLRGYNSLISAGGLNLKRWLPTSFTDWISVKRLKLSNGGLSDRAAKCVDFKGLSSLKKLDLSGNKFSSLPSGIDSLPKLRWLSVQACKYLVSIPDLPSSLDWLAASHCKSLKRVKVPTKPKKNLFIELHESYLVEEIQGIERLRNGSWIIFFSDCSHSPNKLSKSVFEAICNGRHRYRIECVPGEMPNWMSYSGEGCSLSFHIPPVPFHGLVLWAVHPFEKDAPYYFHTEIIIIIRNKSNGIQLFKGYGSRRTAGGIRYISRSEMAMEDYCKNGELELYISSVPTKDAARNRPPFYIKECGVHVIAKKSDSFKELEGERDIVMPSPPPYHLLPHPHCGSITASTPKQWSDFFFAKLQGHSLDLLLDGKNKYFI from the exons ATGCAGAAAGAAAAACGCAAGCAatccaaagatgaagaaaacgATTCATCCTcgcgaaagagaagaaaagctgACCTCA CTGCCATGACAGAGCCAGAATCTTCTCGATCTAGACCAGGAGGGGCCTATGATgtcttcttgagttttagaggagaAGACACTCGCAAGACATTTATAGATCATCTATATACTGCCTTGGTCCAGGCAGGAATCCACACTTTTCGAGATGATGATGAGCTTCCgagaggagaagaaatctcCGATCATCTCCTCAaggcaattcaagaatcaaagatatCCATAGTTGTCTTCTCAAAGGGATATGCTTCTTCTAGATGGTGTCTCAATGAACTTGTAGAGATTCTTAAgtgcaaaaggaagaaaaccgGTCAGATTGTTCTTCCTATATTCTATGACATTGATCCTTCAGATGTGAGAAAACAGACTGGCAGTTTTGCAGAAGCATTTGTTAAACATGAAGAGCGTTTTGAAGAGAAGTTGGTGAAGGAGTGGAGAAAAGCTCTTGAGGTTGCCGGAAACCTATCTGGATGGAGTCTCAATGATATGGCAAATGG GCATGaagcaaaatttatcaaagGGATTATCAAGGATGTGTTGAATAAATTAATTCGCGAGTACTTATATGTTCCTGAGCACCTGGTTGGTATGGATCTTGCTCACGATATTTATGACTTTCTAAGTACTGCAACAGATGATGTACGCATTGTGGGCATACATGGGATGCCAGGAATAGGAAAGACAACTATAGCAGAAGTTGTATTTAATCAACTCTGCAATGGATTCAAGGGAAGCTGCTTTCTTTCGGATatcaatgaaaaatcaaaacaatccaatGGTCTGGCTCGTTTACAAAAGCAACTtcttaaagatattttaaaacaagatgTTGCTAACATCAATTTTGTAGATAGAGGAAAGGTTCTGATCATAGAACGGCTTTGTCGcaaaagagttcttgttgttgctgatgATGTGGCTCATCTGGACCAGCTCAATGCATTGATGGGAGATCGAAGTTGGTTCGGTCCCGGAAGTAGAGTAATTATTACAACAAGAGATTCAGATCTTCTTCGAAAAGCAGATCAAACATTTCAGATCGAAGAATTGAAACCAGATGAGGCCCTTCAGCTTTTCAGCAGGCATGCCTTTAAGGACACCAAACCAGCAGAAGATTACATTGAGCTTTCGAAGAAAGCTGTTAGTTACTGTGGAGGACTTCCTCTAGCTCTTGAGGTTATAGGAGCTTGTCTGTACGGGAAAAACAAAGATAGATGGGAAAGTGAAATTGACAACTTGAGCAGAATTCCAAACCAAGGTATTCAAGGAAAGCTTCTAATAAGTTACCACGCACTTGATGGTGAACTACAAAGAGCATTCCTTGATATTGCATGCTTCTTTATTGgtatagagaaagaatacgTCGCAAAAGTGCTAGGAGCCCGTTGCCGTCTCAATCCAGATGTTGTTTTGGAAACTCTCCGTGAAAGGTCTTTGATTCAATTTCAGCAGTTACGTGGAAGGATGGTAACCATGCATGATCTATTACGAGACATGGGAAGGGAGGTCGTCTGTAAAGCGTCTCCCTTGCTTCTTGGAAAAAGGACCAGAATTTGGAATAAAGACGATGCATGGAATGTACTTGACCACCAGAAG ggtacGGAAGTTGTAGAGGGTCTTGCACTGGATGTCAGAGCATCAGAAGCTAAATCACTTAGCGCAAGATCatttaaagaaatgaaattctTAAATTTACTCCAAATCAATGGAGTGCATGTCACCGGATCCTTCGAACTGCTTTCTAAAGAGTTGATGTGGATTTGTTGGCATGAATGTCCTTTGAAATATTTTCCATCGGGATTTACCTTGGACAATCTAGCTGTTCTTGATATGCAGTACAGTAACCTCATAGAACTATGGAAGGGAAAAAAG ATTCTCGAGAAGCTTAAAATCCTTAATCTCAGTCATTCTCAACACCTTATTAAAACACCTGAGTTGCACAGTTCAAGTATAGAGAAACTAATTCTGAAAGGTTGCTCGAGTTTAGTTGAGGTGCATCAATCAATTGAAAATTTGACAAGACTTGTTTTCTTGAATCTGCAGGGATGTTGGAGTCTAAAGACTCTCCCTGAAAGCATTGGCAATGTAAAATCTCTTGAAACTCTGAATATTTCAGGTTGCTCGAGTTTAGTTGAGGTGCATCAATCAATTGGAAATTTGAGAAGccttgttttcttgaatttggaGGGATGTTGGAGTCTAAAGACTCTCCCTGAAAGCATTGGCAAAGTAAAATCTCTTCAAACTCTGAATATTTCTGGGTGTTCACAACTTGAGAAATTGCCGGAACGCATGAGTGATATGGAATCCTTAACCGAGCTGCTAGCTGATGggattgaaaatgagcaatttttctcttcaattggACAATTAAAGCATGTCAGAAGTTTATCATTGCGTGGATACAATTCTTTGATTTCAGCAGGTGGTTTGAATTTGAAACGTTGGCTGCCAACATCTTTCACCGACTGGATATCAGTGAAACGTCTTAAGCTTTCTAATGGTGGTTTGTCTGATCGCGCAGCTAAGTGTGTTGATTTTAAGGGTTTGTCCTCTCTAAAAAAATTGGATCTAAGTGGAAACAAATTCTCTAGCCTGCCTTCTGGGATCGACTCCCTTCCCAAGCTTAGGTGGTTGTCTGTTCAGGCATGCAAATATCTTGTATCAATCCCAGATCTTCCCTCAAGTTTAGACTGGTTGGCTGCATCTCATTGCAAATCATTGAAAAGAGTAAAAGTACCaacgaaaccaaaaaaaaatctatttatagaaCTACATGAAAGTTATTTGGTAGAAGAGATTCAGGGCATCGAACGTCTACGTAATGGTAgctggataatattttttagtgactGCAGTCATTCACCAAATAAATTATCGAAGAGCGTTTTTGAG GCAATCTGCAACGGTCGTCACCGGTATCGTATTGAATGCGTTCCTGGTGAGATGCCAAATTGGATGAGCTACAGTGGAGAAGGATGCTCACTGTCATTCCATATACCTCCAGTACCCTTCCATGGCTTAGTTCTTTGGGCTGTCCATCCATTTGAGAAGGATGCTCCTTATTACTTCCACactgaaattattattattataagaaataaaagcaaCGGTATTCAATTGTTTAAAGGTTATGGATCACGAAGAACTGCGGGAGGGATAAGATACATAAGTAGAAGTGAAATGGCAATGGAAGATTACTGTAAAAATGGCGAATTGGAACTATACATTTCTTCAGTGCCAACAAAGGATGCGGCGCGCAACCGTCCTCCATTCTACATTAAAGAATGTGGGGTCCATGTGATCGCAAAGAAGTCAGATTCATTTAAAGAGTTGGAAGGGGAAAGAGATATAGTGATGCCTTCACCACCGCCATATCATCTGCTTCCTCATCCTCATTGTGGTTCAATCACAGCGTCTACACCTAAGCAATGGAGTGACTTTTTCTTTGCGAAGCTACAAGGACATAGCCTCGATTTACTACTTGATGGTAAgaacaaatatttcatttag
- the LOC118051975 gene encoding TMV resistance protein N isoform X2: protein MQKEKRKQSKDEENDSSSRKRRKADLTAMTEPESSRSRPGGAYDVFLSFRGEDTRKTFIDHLYTALVQAGIHTFRDDDELPRGEEISDHLLKAIQESKISIVVFSKGYASSRWCLNELVEILKCKRKKTGQIVLPIFYDIDPSDVRKQTGSFAEAFVKHEERFEEKLVKEWRKALEVAGNLSGWSLNDMANGHEAKFIKGIIKDVLNKLIREYLYVPEHLVGMDLAHDIYDFLSTATDDVRIVGIHGMPGIGKTTIAEVVFNQLCNGFKGSCFLSDINEKSKQSNGLARLQKQLLKDILKQDVANINFVDRGKVLIIERLCRKRVLVVADDVAHLDQLNALMGDRSWFGPGSRVIITTRDSDLLRKADQTFQIEELKPDEALQLFSRHAFKDTKPAEDYIELSKKAVSYCGGLPLALEVIGACLYGKNKDRWESEIDNLSRIPNQGIQGKLLISYHALDGELQRAFLDIACFFIGIEKEYVAKVLGARCRLNPDVVLETLRERSLIQFQQLRGRMVTMHDLLRDMGREVVCKASPLLLGKRTRIWNKDDAWNVLDHQKGTEVVEGLALDVRASEAKSLSARSFKEMKFLNLLQINGVHVTGSFELLSKELMWICWHECPLKYFPSGFTLDNLAVLDMQYSNLIELWKGKKILEKLKILNLSHSQHLIKTPELHSSSIEKLILKGCSSLVEVHQSIENLTRLVFLNLQGCWSLKTLPESIGNVKSLETLNISGCSSLVEVHQSIGNLRSLVFLNLEGCWSLKTLPESIGKVKSLQTLNISGCSQLEKLPERMSDMESLTELLADGIENEQFFSSIGQLKHVRSLSLRGYNSLISAGGLNLKRWLPTSFTDWISVKRLKLSNGGLSDRAAKCVDFKGLSSLKKLDLSGNKFSSLPSGIDSLPKLRWLSVQACKYLVSIPDLPSSLDWLAASHCKSLKRVKVPTKPKKNLFIELHESYLVEEIQGIERLRNGSWIIFFSDCSHSPNKLSKSVFEAICNGRHRYRIECVPGEMPNWMSYSGEGCSLSFHIPPVPFHGLVLWAVHPFEKDAPYYFHTEIIIIIRNKSNGIQLFKGYGSRRTAGGIRYISRSEMAMEDYCKNGELELYISSVPTKDAARNRPPFYIKECGVHVIAKKSDSFKELEGERDIVMPSPPPYHLLPHPHCGSITASTPKQWSDFFFAKLQGHSLDLLLDGRKWPW, encoded by the exons ATGCAGAAAGAAAAACGCAAGCAatccaaagatgaagaaaacgATTCATCCTcgcgaaagagaagaaaagctgACCTCA CTGCCATGACAGAGCCAGAATCTTCTCGATCTAGACCAGGAGGGGCCTATGATgtcttcttgagttttagaggagaAGACACTCGCAAGACATTTATAGATCATCTATATACTGCCTTGGTCCAGGCAGGAATCCACACTTTTCGAGATGATGATGAGCTTCCgagaggagaagaaatctcCGATCATCTCCTCAaggcaattcaagaatcaaagatatCCATAGTTGTCTTCTCAAAGGGATATGCTTCTTCTAGATGGTGTCTCAATGAACTTGTAGAGATTCTTAAgtgcaaaaggaagaaaaccgGTCAGATTGTTCTTCCTATATTCTATGACATTGATCCTTCAGATGTGAGAAAACAGACTGGCAGTTTTGCAGAAGCATTTGTTAAACATGAAGAGCGTTTTGAAGAGAAGTTGGTGAAGGAGTGGAGAAAAGCTCTTGAGGTTGCCGGAAACCTATCTGGATGGAGTCTCAATGATATGGCAAATGG GCATGaagcaaaatttatcaaagGGATTATCAAGGATGTGTTGAATAAATTAATTCGCGAGTACTTATATGTTCCTGAGCACCTGGTTGGTATGGATCTTGCTCACGATATTTATGACTTTCTAAGTACTGCAACAGATGATGTACGCATTGTGGGCATACATGGGATGCCAGGAATAGGAAAGACAACTATAGCAGAAGTTGTATTTAATCAACTCTGCAATGGATTCAAGGGAAGCTGCTTTCTTTCGGATatcaatgaaaaatcaaaacaatccaatGGTCTGGCTCGTTTACAAAAGCAACTtcttaaagatattttaaaacaagatgTTGCTAACATCAATTTTGTAGATAGAGGAAAGGTTCTGATCATAGAACGGCTTTGTCGcaaaagagttcttgttgttgctgatgATGTGGCTCATCTGGACCAGCTCAATGCATTGATGGGAGATCGAAGTTGGTTCGGTCCCGGAAGTAGAGTAATTATTACAACAAGAGATTCAGATCTTCTTCGAAAAGCAGATCAAACATTTCAGATCGAAGAATTGAAACCAGATGAGGCCCTTCAGCTTTTCAGCAGGCATGCCTTTAAGGACACCAAACCAGCAGAAGATTACATTGAGCTTTCGAAGAAAGCTGTTAGTTACTGTGGAGGACTTCCTCTAGCTCTTGAGGTTATAGGAGCTTGTCTGTACGGGAAAAACAAAGATAGATGGGAAAGTGAAATTGACAACTTGAGCAGAATTCCAAACCAAGGTATTCAAGGAAAGCTTCTAATAAGTTACCACGCACTTGATGGTGAACTACAAAGAGCATTCCTTGATATTGCATGCTTCTTTATTGgtatagagaaagaatacgTCGCAAAAGTGCTAGGAGCCCGTTGCCGTCTCAATCCAGATGTTGTTTTGGAAACTCTCCGTGAAAGGTCTTTGATTCAATTTCAGCAGTTACGTGGAAGGATGGTAACCATGCATGATCTATTACGAGACATGGGAAGGGAGGTCGTCTGTAAAGCGTCTCCCTTGCTTCTTGGAAAAAGGACCAGAATTTGGAATAAAGACGATGCATGGAATGTACTTGACCACCAGAAG ggtacGGAAGTTGTAGAGGGTCTTGCACTGGATGTCAGAGCATCAGAAGCTAAATCACTTAGCGCAAGATCatttaaagaaatgaaattctTAAATTTACTCCAAATCAATGGAGTGCATGTCACCGGATCCTTCGAACTGCTTTCTAAAGAGTTGATGTGGATTTGTTGGCATGAATGTCCTTTGAAATATTTTCCATCGGGATTTACCTTGGACAATCTAGCTGTTCTTGATATGCAGTACAGTAACCTCATAGAACTATGGAAGGGAAAAAAG ATTCTCGAGAAGCTTAAAATCCTTAATCTCAGTCATTCTCAACACCTTATTAAAACACCTGAGTTGCACAGTTCAAGTATAGAGAAACTAATTCTGAAAGGTTGCTCGAGTTTAGTTGAGGTGCATCAATCAATTGAAAATTTGACAAGACTTGTTTTCTTGAATCTGCAGGGATGTTGGAGTCTAAAGACTCTCCCTGAAAGCATTGGCAATGTAAAATCTCTTGAAACTCTGAATATTTCAGGTTGCTCGAGTTTAGTTGAGGTGCATCAATCAATTGGAAATTTGAGAAGccttgttttcttgaatttggaGGGATGTTGGAGTCTAAAGACTCTCCCTGAAAGCATTGGCAAAGTAAAATCTCTTCAAACTCTGAATATTTCTGGGTGTTCACAACTTGAGAAATTGCCGGAACGCATGAGTGATATGGAATCCTTAACCGAGCTGCTAGCTGATGggattgaaaatgagcaatttttctcttcaattggACAATTAAAGCATGTCAGAAGTTTATCATTGCGTGGATACAATTCTTTGATTTCAGCAGGTGGTTTGAATTTGAAACGTTGGCTGCCAACATCTTTCACCGACTGGATATCAGTGAAACGTCTTAAGCTTTCTAATGGTGGTTTGTCTGATCGCGCAGCTAAGTGTGTTGATTTTAAGGGTTTGTCCTCTCTAAAAAAATTGGATCTAAGTGGAAACAAATTCTCTAGCCTGCCTTCTGGGATCGACTCCCTTCCCAAGCTTAGGTGGTTGTCTGTTCAGGCATGCAAATATCTTGTATCAATCCCAGATCTTCCCTCAAGTTTAGACTGGTTGGCTGCATCTCATTGCAAATCATTGAAAAGAGTAAAAGTACCaacgaaaccaaaaaaaaatctatttatagaaCTACATGAAAGTTATTTGGTAGAAGAGATTCAGGGCATCGAACGTCTACGTAATGGTAgctggataatattttttagtgactGCAGTCATTCACCAAATAAATTATCGAAGAGCGTTTTTGAG GCAATCTGCAACGGTCGTCACCGGTATCGTATTGAATGCGTTCCTGGTGAGATGCCAAATTGGATGAGCTACAGTGGAGAAGGATGCTCACTGTCATTCCATATACCTCCAGTACCCTTCCATGGCTTAGTTCTTTGGGCTGTCCATCCATTTGAGAAGGATGCTCCTTATTACTTCCACactgaaattattattattataagaaataaaagcaaCGGTATTCAATTGTTTAAAGGTTATGGATCACGAAGAACTGCGGGAGGGATAAGATACATAAGTAGAAGTGAAATGGCAATGGAAGATTACTGTAAAAATGGCGAATTGGAACTATACATTTCTTCAGTGCCAACAAAGGATGCGGCGCGCAACCGTCCTCCATTCTACATTAAAGAATGTGGGGTCCATGTGATCGCAAAGAAGTCAGATTCATTTAAAGAGTTGGAAGGGGAAAGAGATATAGTGATGCCTTCACCACCGCCATATCATCTGCTTCCTCATCCTCATTGTGGTTCAATCACAGCGTCTACACCTAAGCAATGGAGTGACTTTTTCTTTGCGAAGCTACAAGGACATAGCCTCGATTTACTACTTGATG GACGGAAATGGCCTTGGTGA